Part of the Deltaproteobacteria bacterium genome, GGATGAGCTTAGGCCCAGAGCCGACAGACCAACAAAGCCCGCAGGCGGGGATCGCGCAGACGCAGAAATCTAAGTAACTGTAAGGACTTCTGTGCAAAACCAGATAAACTATGTGAGATTATATCAGCCTCGAATTCGACTTCTAAAAAATCGTAGCCTGCTTTGAATTCCTAGCGACTACGGCATGACGCAGCTTATCGACGGCGTCATCTATGTTGTCCTGCTCCAGTTCCGACGCCCAATTCCTGCAAAATTCCTTCTGCGGCACAGTGGAGTATTCCACTTCGTAGGCGTTTTGTGATGTGGCTTTGATGTTCTGGGGATCGTTGAACAGCAATTCCTTCTCCTGCGACGTCATCACCGGAAAGCCGTAGTGAATGTTTTCATGCTTCAAGACGCCTTTGGCTTTGAGCCGTTGAACGACGAATTCCACGTGTCTGATCAATCTTTGCCGAACGAGCCGCCGGGAAGTATCGACAATCCCATCCTTGAGTCGAAACAGGGCGTCTCCAAGAGTCGGGTCCAGTTCATAGCCCACACTGTTTCGGCCGGATGCGATAGCCGCCGCGGTAGTCGTTCCGATCCCCAGGAAAGGATCGACGACCAGATCGTTCTTGACGGAATACATATTGATCAAGCGATACGCCAGTTCAAAGGGAAAAGCCGCGCTTCTGTTGCGCGCATCCTTGTCGTTGAGCGCCTGGGGTGTACCTTTCACGTCAAACCACACATCCGAGAACCAGGTGTTGCGCTCCTCCCAGAAAAGCGCGCTTTCACGTCGATTCTCTTTTTCCGGCTCGATGATGAATTCCCTTTTCGGGCCTTTTCTCAATATGAGGATGTATTCATGCTCCAACGTGACATAGGCCCCGGCCGGGAGCATCCCCGATCCCATGAACTTGTTCGGGGCGTTGGTCTGCTTTCGCCAAAGCACGCACGGAAGGGATGAAAAACCCAACTCCTGGGCGGACTTCAGAATTCTCGCGTGATTCGTGTAGAGAACGAAATTCCCGTCGATGGTCCTGACGGCGTCGCCGATATTGATGCAGGCGAAACCGCCTGTCTTGATCACCCGGTACGCTTCTTTCCAGGTCGAATCGAGCAGTCGATGCATCAACTCGAAGGCCCCCGCCCCGTCGCCCTGTTTGAGCTTCTTTTTCACTCCGGCGTCCTGCAAGGAGAACAGCTCGTCCCACATTTCGATCATGGGGTATGGGGGCGATGTCAAGATGAGATTGACGCTCTCGTCCGGAAGGGCCTTCATGGCTCGGGAATCGGAAAACAGGATCTCGTGTGTAGTCTTCATGTAAACGGCCTATCAAAATTGCCCGTGAAGGATCAATACCGTTGAGCAACAAATGGCGGAATGCGCAAGGTTTTGCTTGGCTGCGTTTTCCACGCCGTGAGCAGGTGCTATGAAAGCGATGCCGAACCAGGAAAAAGACGTTCACCTTTTTCCGGCTTCTTTCCACTCCCCCAGAAATACTTCCAGGCCCGCGGGCGAAGCTGCGCTCACGATGGAATCGATGACGTCCGGAAAGGACTCCTCGCCTCTCCAGAAGGGAAAACCACCCAAGCGCTTGACGAGGGCGGCTGAAATCTTTGGTATATCGACGTCCTCTTCCGTTTCATCGGCTTTCGGTTCGCCTCCCCAGAAAAGCGCGGGGTCTTTGGGAAGAGGCTCCGGAGCATCCGCCCTCCCTTTTCCGGATTGCGATGGTCCTCCCTCATCGAAACATCGAGGTTCCGCCTTGGCATATTGACTGAGCAGAGAGATCAGCTCGTCTCGCTCGAGCCCGCGGAGTTTGAAGATCAGAAACGGGTCCCGGTCGAATTCTTCGCCCAGAAGGTAGTGCACGGCTGCGATGTGCTTGCAGGGATTCGACCAGTCCGGGCAGGAGCAATCCGTTTTGATATCCGAACTTCTTGTGGGAAAAAGAGGCACTTTGGAGGCATTGAAAGCCTCTTCGATCGACTGGGGCATCTCGCCGGCAAGAAGCCTTGCGGCAAACAGGGCGCTCTCGCAGAGTTTTTTCCCTATGAGCTTCCACTGGTTTTCCGTGAGTGTTTTCACCTGCATCTCGACTTTGTAGGGTCGGGCCCGGGAGCCTTGTACCTGGGCAGCGACTGCGCCTTTTTCGATGTCGATGGAAAGCACCTGTCCCTTCCGCGCGTAGGACTTACCCCTACCCAAACGCGCGCCTATGTTGAAGCTTTCGATAATCCCGATCCATCGTTTGGCCCACCAGGATTCGCCGAACTTCCCGCTCTTGCTTTGCGCCTTGATTCCGCCTTTGGCCTCCCTGGGTCGGGAAGGGGTGTAATTCCGATACCGCCAACGGTACATGGTTATACTCCTGTGATATCCTTTTTCAATGCAAAGAGCTGCTTCAATTCATCGTTTGAAAGCTCGGTGAGCCACCCCTCGCCTGAACTCACCACCTCTTCGGCAATGTGTTTTTTTCGCTCGATCATCTCGTCGATTTTGTCCTCGAGGGTTCCGGCGCAAATAAACTTATGAACCTGGACATTGCGCGTCTGTCCGATGCGAAACGCCCGGTCCGTAGCCTGGTCTTCCACCGCCGGATTCCACCACCGATCAAAGTGAAAGACATGGTTAGCATTGGTAAGATTCAAACCCACACCTCCCGCTTTGAGCGAAAGGATAAAAAAACTCGGAGGGTTGGCATGTTCCTGGAAACGCTCCACCATCCGATCCCTGCGTTTCTTAGAAACGCCGCCGTGCAGGAAAAGCGCTTCCATGCCAAAGGTCTCTTCCAAGTATTGACGGAGGATTTCTCCCATTTCCGCGAACTGGCTGAAGATGAGGGAACGTTCCCCGACCTCGACAATTTCTTCGAGCATTTCGGTAAGTCTCTCCAGTTTGCCGGAACGTCCGGGAATCGAGGAGCGATCTCCCAAGAGCTGCGCGGGATGATTGCAGACCTGTTTGAGCTTCGAAAGCGTCGCCAGGACCAGCCCTTTTCTCTGGATGCCCTCGGCTTCGTTCAACGCCGTCTCGACCTCTTCCAGCACGGCGCTGTAAAGCGAGACCTGTTCTTTGGTCAGCGGGCAATAGACTTTCATCTCGTTTTTTTCCGGCAGGTCCGAGATAATAGTCCGATCCGTCTTCAGCCTTCGCAGAATGAACGGACCGGTAATGGTTTTCAGACGCGTGGCAGCGTCCGGATCGCGCCTGGTCTGGATGGGCACGAAAAAGCGTTTTTTGAAATCCGCCTGCCGACCGAGAAGGCCAGGATTCAGGAACTCCATGATGGACCAGAGGTCTCCCACGTTGTTTTCCACAGGAGTCCCCGTCAGGGCGATGCGGTAGCCGGCCTGCAACGAGCGGACAGCTCGGGCCTGTTTGGTTTCCGGGTTCTTGATATTCTGCGCTTCGTCCAATACGATCCCCGCCCAATCGATTTCCCTCAGAAACCGTATATCCCGTTGCAGGAGCGCGTAGGTCGAGATGACGATGGCTGATCGTGCGGCAAGCTTCTTAAAGTCCTCTTCCTTCTTTCTGGTCGTTCCGTGATGTATGTACACAGGGAGCCCCGGAGTAAAACGCTCCGTCTCTTTCCGCCAGTTTTGGGCCACGCTGGTGGGGCAGACCAGAAGCACCGGCCCTTTGCCGTTGGCGGCCCAGTCGCGCCGCACGAGGGCGAGTGTTTGGATGGTTTTTCCAAGGCCCATGTCGTCTGCAAGGCAAGCTCCGAGGCCCCATTCGCGCAAAAACGAGAGCCAGGAATAACCACGAACCTGGTAGGGGCGGAGCGTTCCGGAAAAGCCTTCCGGCGCGGGCAGCTCCTCGAACGACCGGCGCCCGTCGATCCGTTCCAGAAAATCCTGGAGCCTTCCTTCGACTTGAACGCCGTCAAACCCGAATCCATGTGGGGCTTCCTTTGCCCCTATATGCATGTGTACGATATCCAGAAGACGGGTTTCTTCCGGTTCCTTGTTTTTCCAGAACTTGACGGCCGCTTGAATATCGGCCGTGTTCACTTCCACCCATTGCCCGCGGATTTGAACAAGGGGCGCTTTGAGCCTCGCCAGGGCCTCGAGTTCCCGGAAGGACAGCTCCTCTCCCCCCAATGCCAGCACCCAATCGAACCGGACCAGCGTCTCGAGCGAGAGGCCGCCGCCTCCGGAAAGTTCGGAACTCTTAACTTTGGCCCGCGCCGAAATTTTGGCTTTGGTTCCCGTACGGGTCCACCAGGACGGGAGCAGCACCCCAAAACCCGACTGGTCCAGAGCGGCCGCCTTCTGCGTCAGGAACTCATGCGCGCCCGCATTGTCCAACTCGTACCCGGAGGGCTTGGCCGTGTTCAGGCTCTGCTCGATTCGGGGGCAAATGGCGGCCGCTTGCCCTAGGGACGCAAGCGCGTATTCCAATGCATTGGCGCCCAGTCCCTCGACACCGGGATTTTTTGCTTTACCTCCCGGCCAAATGCTTTCCAGGGGAATCAAGAGACTGGGGTCGTTGCGCGGCTGGAGCAGATACCGCACGTACCACGGCTGATCGGCCTTCTTCTTGGCGCCCCGGCCGGGCGAGTTCTCCGGTTCCTCGAGGCGCAGGCACAACCTCAGCGGCGCGTTGCTCAGCATCTCGAGCTTGAGACGCCAGCGTCCGATCTCTCCGAACAACCGCTCGATCTCCGGTTTCGAAGCCTGGACGACTCCGTCCGGAGTCCGCAGTGCATTCAACCATGCGTCATGGACGCTCGAAAAGACCGCGGAAGAGCGGGAGAGTCTCTCGGAAACTCCCCTGGACGGCTGCGTCGAGAGACGGACGATACTGTCCACGCTTTCAGAAATGAATTTTTCCAGAACGCTGTAGGCGGGCGCCGAGGGAGCCTCCCTTGCGGTCACGTCGGTGAAGGCTCGGGCCGCCGGAGGCATACGCCGCGCGAGCGCGGAGAGGTGCTCGACATCCTTCCCGAAAAACACCGGCTCCCAGACGGCTCTGGCCTCGTCTTCCTCTAAAACGAGACCGGGGACCAACTTCCGGCGGGCGACGAGAGAACCGGCAAACCGCAGGGCTTCGGACCAAAACGCCACATCGGATCCAATGACCAGACCCCTGGCCAGGATCCGTTTGCCCATGCACTCGCACAACAGCTCGACCGTTTCTTCCCCAGACAGCGGGTAGATCTCCACAAGCCACGGTTTCAGAGTAGGCTCTTCGTCCTGGTCCGGCGATTCGGCGATCAGCTCGCTCGACGGGATCGG contains:
- a CDS encoding DEAD/DEAH box helicase produces the protein MIVLHMGVYAGLPFLWSEAPTGSFDATGPTTGKKTRQRKLGRYPFDPGLSFLAESLIHASAGFRLDPYEESGTRASFWAPSTGGGPIPSSELIAESPDQDEEPTLKPWLVEIYPLSGEETVELLCECMGKRILARGLVIGSDVAFWSEALRFAGSLVARRKLVPGLVLEEDEARAVWEPVFFGKDVEHLSALARRMPPAARAFTDVTAREAPSAPAYSVLEKFISESVDSIVRLSTQPSRGVSERLSRSSAVFSSVHDAWLNALRTPDGVVQASKPEIERLFGEIGRWRLKLEMLSNAPLRLCLRLEEPENSPGRGAKKKADQPWYVRYLLQPRNDPSLLIPLESIWPGGKAKNPGVEGLGANALEYALASLGQAAAICPRIEQSLNTAKPSGYELDNAGAHEFLTQKAAALDQSGFGVLLPSWWTRTGTKAKISARAKVKSSELSGGGGLSLETLVRFDWVLALGGEELSFRELEALARLKAPLVQIRGQWVEVNTADIQAAVKFWKNKEPEETRLLDIVHMHIGAKEAPHGFGFDGVQVEGRLQDFLERIDGRRSFEELPAPEGFSGTLRPYQVRGYSWLSFLREWGLGACLADDMGLGKTIQTLALVRRDWAANGKGPVLLVCPTSVAQNWRKETERFTPGLPVYIHHGTTRKKEEDFKKLAARSAIVISTYALLQRDIRFLREIDWAGIVLDEAQNIKNPETKQARAVRSLQAGYRIALTGTPVENNVGDLWSIMEFLNPGLLGRQADFKKRFFVPIQTRRDPDAATRLKTITGPFILRRLKTDRTIISDLPEKNEMKVYCPLTKEQVSLYSAVLEEVETALNEAEGIQRKGLVLATLSKLKQVCNHPAQLLGDRSSIPGRSGKLERLTEMLEEIVEVGERSLIFSQFAEMGEILRQYLEETFGMEALFLHGGVSKKRRDRMVERFQEHANPPSFFILSLKAGGVGLNLTNANHVFHFDRWWNPAVEDQATDRAFRIGQTRNVQVHKFICAGTLEDKIDEMIERKKHIAEEVVSSGEGWLTELSNDELKQLFALKKDITGV
- a CDS encoding SWIM zinc finger family protein, which translates into the protein MYRWRYRNYTPSRPREAKGGIKAQSKSGKFGESWWAKRWIGIIESFNIGARLGRGKSYARKGQVLSIDIEKGAVAAQVQGSRARPYKVEMQVKTLTENQWKLIGKKLCESALFAARLLAGEMPQSIEEAFNASKVPLFPTRSSDIKTDCSCPDWSNPCKHIAAVHYLLGEEFDRDPFLIFKLRGLERDELISLLSQYAKAEPRCFDEGGPSQSGKGRADAPEPLPKDPALFWGGEPKADETEEDVDIPKISAALVKRLGGFPFWRGEESFPDVIDSIVSAASPAGLEVFLGEWKEAGKR
- a CDS encoding site-specific DNA-methyltransferase: MKTTHEILFSDSRAMKALPDESVNLILTSPPYPMIEMWDELFSLQDAGVKKKLKQGDGAGAFELMHRLLDSTWKEAYRVIKTGGFACINIGDAVRTIDGNFVLYTNHARILKSAQELGFSSLPCVLWRKQTNAPNKFMGSGMLPAGAYVTLEHEYILILRKGPKREFIIEPEKENRRESALFWEERNTWFSDVWFDVKGTPQALNDKDARNRSAAFPFELAYRLINMYSVKNDLVVDPFLGIGTTTAAAIASGRNSVGYELDPTLGDALFRLKDGIVDTSRRLVRQRLIRHVEFVVQRLKAKGVLKHENIHYGFPVMTSQEKELLFNDPQNIKATSQNAYEVEYSTVPQKEFCRNWASELEQDNIDDAVDKLRHAVVARNSKQATIF